From the Candidatus Zixiibacteriota bacterium genome, one window contains:
- a CDS encoding nodulation protein NfeD, translating into MKHKAVLALIGFCLLSPVISFTIRQAIAEDSTHVVTPTTPMLQPLVYQLDIEGAIGAVTDTRISDALDDAEESRAELVVIMLDTPGGFTKPTWSICKHILNSPVPVCIYIAPSGARAGSAGVYMTYAAHFAAMAPSTNIGAAHPVSGEGQKVDSIMNEKITNDAVAQIKAAADKRGRNAAWAERAVRESVSITDKEALDSNVINIRAENLDDLLRQLDGRETETPFGKKTLKLAGARVETMKHSFVQKVLEIITSPDVAFILFSIGGLGIVLELYNPGSILPGVVGAICLILAFYSFQTLPINYAGVLLILLAIILFIVEIKVVSHGLLTVGGIVSLILGGLMLVDTVDPALRVSWSVLITTGILLGLTLVLVGTLVYRASRSKPFIGQHALVGKHGEIHPEQFVYVEGALWKYESDQPLDIGAKVEIISVDQLTLKVRKLNS; encoded by the coding sequence ATGAAACACAAAGCCGTACTGGCGCTCATCGGATTCTGTCTCCTCAGCCCGGTTATTTCGTTCACTATCCGGCAGGCCATTGCCGAAGACAGCACGCATGTCGTAACGCCCACCACCCCCATGCTCCAGCCGCTCGTCTATCAACTGGACATCGAGGGAGCCATCGGCGCCGTCACCGACACCCGCATCTCCGATGCCCTCGATGATGCCGAGGAATCTCGCGCCGAACTGGTGGTCATCATGCTCGATACTCCCGGCGGTTTCACCAAACCGACCTGGTCCATCTGCAAGCATATCCTGAATAGTCCGGTACCTGTCTGTATCTATATTGCTCCCTCCGGCGCACGCGCCGGCTCCGCCGGTGTCTACATGACCTACGCCGCGCACTTCGCCGCCATGGCCCCCTCCACCAACATTGGCGCCGCCCATCCCGTCTCCGGCGAAGGACAAAAGGTCGACTCCATCATGAACGAGAAAATCACCAATGATGCCGTCGCTCAAATCAAAGCCGCCGCCGACAAGCGCGGCCGCAACGCCGCCTGGGCCGAACGCGCCGTGCGTGAATCCGTCTCCATCACCGACAAAGAAGCGCTCGACTCCAACGTCATCAATATCCGCGCGGAGAATCTCGATGATCTTCTCCGCCAGCTCGATGGTCGTGAAACCGAAACGCCGTTTGGCAAGAAAACCCTCAAGCTCGCCGGCGCGCGAGTCGAAACTATGAAGCACTCCTTCGTTCAGAAAGTGCTCGAGATCATCACCTCTCCCGATGTCGCCTTTATCCTGTTCTCCATTGGCGGGCTCGGTATCGTGCTCGAACTGTACAACCCCGGATCCATTCTCCCCGGTGTGGTCGGCGCCATCTGCCTCATACTCGCGTTCTACTCATTCCAGACTCTGCCGATCAACTACGCCGGTGTGCTGCTCATCCTGCTCGCCATCATCTTGTTTATTGTCGAAATCAAAGTGGTGAGCCATGGCCTGCTCACGGTCGGCGGCATTGTCTCGCTCATTCTCGGAGGACTCATGCTCGTGGACACCGTCGACCCCGCCCTCCGCGTCTCCTGGTCCGTGCTCATCACCACCGGCATCCTGCTCGGCCTCACGCTTGTCCTCGTCGGCACGCTCGTCTATCGCGCCAGCCGCAGCAAGCCGTTCATTGGCCAGCATGCCCTGGTAGGCAAACATGGCGAGATCCACCCCGAGCAATTCGTCTATGTCGAGGGCGCCCTCTGGAAATATGAATCCGACCAGCCGCTCGACATCGGCGCCAAAGTCGAAATCATCTCGGTCGATCAATTGACCCTTAAAGTTCGCAAATTGAACTCGTAA
- a CDS encoding amidohydrolase yields the protein MRPKTLLYNARIYTQAAELRVDSLAVYKDRIAAIGNHLEKDPDFRTYTKLDLRGRTVIPGLVDAHTHFYYLAVSLGRVQLDSLASLDACLNRIRDFSDGQPRDAWIVGDGYAPDRFIKRIEPDRFMLDSVTGGRPAFLFSKDQHSAWVNSRALEICGITKSTDDPDGGRIERLSGGDPSGILREGPAYMPVFARIPQPPRKEIDRRYRMALQLAYQQGVTGVHSFDGPEAFTYFTDLAEHGNTGIRINYYPAAKLLPTLLRNKTYYGTGTEFFRIAGIKIFADGSLGSQTALCFDKYIGSKNNYGIETTTVSEIKRLAKEASRLGLPCAVHAIGDRAVSNVLDALADSPRLSFSARHRIEHLQLIRRKDIRRLKQLNIIASMQPSHCPSDIPLIRKYWDKRGANAYIIRTLIDKGIDLAFGSDAPIEPLHPIHGIAAAVRRARPGSRDIFYPEQRLTASEALFRFTVGPAIAAGHEHCRGYLLPGYPADFVILDQDITRITPTKLYDLTPLATILDGTLVWHQTGFRL from the coding sequence TTGAGGCCTAAGACCCTGCTGTACAACGCCCGCATCTACACACAGGCGGCGGAGCTCCGTGTCGATTCGTTGGCGGTCTACAAAGACCGCATTGCCGCTATCGGCAATCATCTTGAGAAAGACCCCGACTTCCGTACCTACACCAAGCTCGACCTGAGAGGCCGGACAGTCATACCCGGGCTGGTCGATGCTCACACGCATTTCTATTATCTCGCCGTCTCGCTGGGACGAGTTCAACTCGACAGCCTTGCCAGTCTCGACGCCTGCCTGAATCGAATTCGTGATTTCTCCGACGGACAACCTCGCGATGCCTGGATCGTCGGCGATGGCTACGCCCCGGATCGCTTTATCAAACGTATCGAGCCGGATCGTTTTATGCTGGATTCCGTCACCGGCGGTCGCCCCGCCTTCTTGTTCTCCAAAGACCAGCATTCCGCGTGGGTGAACAGCCGCGCTCTCGAAATCTGTGGTATCACTAAATCGACTGACGATCCTGATGGCGGACGAATCGAACGTCTCTCTGGCGGTGACCCCTCAGGTATTCTCCGCGAGGGACCTGCTTATATGCCCGTATTCGCCCGCATTCCGCAGCCACCCCGAAAAGAGATCGATCGCCGGTACAGGATGGCGTTGCAGCTCGCGTACCAGCAGGGTGTGACCGGTGTGCATTCGTTCGATGGCCCCGAAGCGTTTACCTACTTCACCGATCTGGCCGAGCATGGCAATACCGGCATCCGCATCAATTATTATCCGGCTGCCAAACTGCTACCGACCCTGCTGCGCAACAAGACTTACTACGGTACCGGCACCGAATTCTTTCGTATCGCCGGGATCAAAATCTTCGCCGACGGTTCCCTCGGAAGCCAGACCGCACTCTGTTTCGACAAGTACATCGGCTCGAAGAACAATTATGGTATTGAGACAACAACTGTCTCGGAGATCAAACGTCTCGCCAAAGAAGCCTCCCGCCTCGGTTTGCCGTGCGCCGTCCACGCGATAGGGGACAGGGCAGTTTCGAACGTGCTTGATGCCCTCGCCGATTCGCCGCGTTTGTCGTTTAGCGCCCGCCACCGCATCGAACACCTTCAGTTGATTCGTCGCAAGGACATCAGGCGCCTCAAACAACTCAATATCATCGCCTCCATGCAGCCATCACATTGTCCCTCAGACATTCCTCTCATTCGCAAATACTGGGACAAGCGCGGTGCCAATGCCTACATCATTCGCACACTCATCGACAAGGGAATCGACCTCGCCTTCGGCTCCGACGCTCCCATCGAACCGCTGCATCCCATTCACGGTATCGCCGCAGCCGTGCGACGCGCCCGCCCCGGTTCGCGTGACATCTTCTATCCTGAGCAACGCCTCACCGCCTCCGAAGCGCTTTTCCGATTCACCGTCGGCCCTGCCATTGCCGCCGGCCATGAACACTGCCGCGGCTATCTGCTTCCCGGTTATCCTGCCGACTTCGTGATACTCGACCAGGACATTACCCGAATCACCCCAACGAAACTCTACGACCTCACACCGCTCGCTACTATCCTCGACGGCACCCTCGTCTGGCATCAGACTGGCTTTCGTTTGTAG
- the selB gene encoding selenocysteine-specific translation elongation factor, giving the protein MIVIGTAGHIDHGKSSIVKRLTGTDPDRLPEEKARGMTIDLGFAFRRTATGEHLAFVDVPGHERLVKNMIAGAGGIDVVMLVVAADDGWMPQSQEHFQIVKLLGVKQGIVVINKIDLADSEWLELLRQDLKGRLAGSFLADAPVFCVSANRGDGFDALETYLDGLPAQIPARQDIRKARLFIDRSFVRTGIGGVVTGTLQGGTFSVGQPVTVWPSMALGKIRSLQSEGSDVELARPGQRTAVSLTGVDKELMVRGGVITDRTDLTFFRDHPVLALDVDILPEAAVPLEDRRRVQVLLGTTEAEGEVRIFEAEGIRPGDRGLLFFRPDQPMYALVLDRFILRLPTPMVTLGGGMVLDHLVQFPRRRELESLSYLMSRTSGVLDALILSELTKRCLVEQTNLLREASCSPNQISARVTALLEQNQIGRFGAWLFATYHISQVVNRFRMSIEKVLHDQPHLKGLPLEQLLPLSPCDAVTTLILVEYLLSTGDLVRLADRYNLAGRGMSLKGIIKEAHDQIMNTLRREPYAPPTLPSLAALGKNHQQAIKYIIESGEGYKCGSDFIFLTETWTEIIQFVKSHLSAYPKLAVTDLKDRFGFTRKFAIPILEETDRIRLTQREGDARVKGDRFEA; this is encoded by the coding sequence ATGATCGTCATCGGTACCGCCGGACATATCGACCACGGCAAGTCATCGATCGTCAAACGCCTGACCGGCACCGACCCGGATCGGCTGCCGGAGGAAAAGGCGCGCGGCATGACCATCGATCTCGGATTTGCGTTTCGCCGGACAGCTACGGGAGAGCACCTTGCCTTTGTCGATGTCCCCGGTCACGAGCGGTTGGTCAAAAATATGATCGCTGGCGCTGGAGGAATCGATGTCGTCATGCTGGTGGTCGCGGCCGACGACGGCTGGATGCCGCAGAGCCAGGAACATTTTCAGATCGTCAAACTGCTCGGCGTCAAACAGGGGATTGTGGTTATCAACAAGATCGACCTCGCCGATAGCGAATGGTTGGAATTGCTCCGCCAGGATCTGAAAGGCCGGCTTGCCGGTTCGTTTCTGGCCGATGCCCCTGTCTTCTGCGTTTCGGCCAATCGGGGCGACGGATTCGATGCTCTTGAAACCTATCTTGATGGTCTACCCGCTCAGATTCCGGCGCGACAGGATATCCGCAAAGCGCGACTATTCATCGATCGCTCGTTTGTCCGCACCGGCATTGGCGGTGTCGTGACCGGCACGTTGCAGGGCGGCACGTTCTCGGTCGGTCAGCCGGTTACCGTGTGGCCTTCGATGGCGCTCGGCAAGATCCGTTCGTTGCAATCGGAAGGCAGCGATGTAGAATTGGCACGACCGGGCCAGCGGACAGCCGTGTCACTTACCGGTGTCGACAAAGAATTGATGGTGCGTGGCGGTGTCATTACGGACCGGACCGACCTCACCTTCTTCCGCGATCATCCCGTGCTCGCGCTCGACGTCGATATACTGCCGGAAGCTGCCGTGCCGCTCGAGGATCGGCGGCGGGTGCAAGTGTTGCTCGGTACGACTGAAGCCGAAGGTGAAGTCCGCATATTCGAAGCCGAAGGTATCCGGCCAGGTGACCGCGGATTGCTTTTCTTCCGCCCAGACCAACCCATGTATGCGCTGGTGCTTGATCGCTTTATTCTCCGTCTGCCGACACCAATGGTCACACTCGGCGGCGGCATGGTGCTCGATCACCTTGTCCAATTCCCGCGTCGTCGCGAGCTCGAGTCGCTCTCGTACCTTATGAGTCGCACCAGTGGCGTCCTCGATGCTCTCATCCTCTCTGAGTTGACCAAGCGATGCCTGGTCGAGCAGACGAACCTGCTGCGCGAAGCCTCTTGTTCGCCCAATCAGATCAGCGCTCGCGTCACGGCTCTGCTCGAACAGAACCAGATCGGTCGGTTCGGAGCCTGGCTCTTTGCGACGTACCACATATCGCAAGTTGTGAACCGCTTCAGAATGTCGATAGAGAAAGTGCTGCACGATCAGCCGCACCTGAAGGGACTGCCCCTGGAACAATTGCTGCCGCTCTCGCCGTGCGACGCGGTTACCACGCTGATTCTTGTGGAGTATCTCTTATCCACGGGCGACCTGGTGAGACTGGCCGACCGTTACAACCTTGCCGGTCGCGGCATGAGTCTCAAAGGAATCATCAAAGAGGCACACGATCAGATAATGAACACGCTGCGCAGGGAGCCGTACGCCCCGCCTACGTTGCCGTCACTCGCCGCGCTGGGGAAGAACCATCAACAAGCCATTAAGTATATCATCGAAAGCGGCGAAGGATACAAGTGCGGCTCGGACTTCATCTTTCTCACCGAGACCTGGACTGAGATCATACAATTCGTAAAGTCTCACCTGTCCGCGTATCCAAAGCTCGCCGTCACCGACCTCAAAGACCGCTTTGGCTTCACGCGTAAATTTGCAATTCCCATCCTCGAGGAGACTGACCGTATCCGACTGACACAACGTGAGGGGGACGCTCGCGTGAAGGGAGACCGCTTTGAGGCCTAA
- the selA gene encoding L-seryl-tRNA(Sec) selenium transferase, which translates to MGEVLITQPRDFPAVEQLMQAAELAEAIARLPRPIAVAAVKQAIVDAKKRLADSGKPVPLSTLVTEILDALRRLKRLEITRVINASGILVHTNLGRAPLAESLFDNVKASLVGYSNLEFDLASGVRGSRGVACESYLATLAESESATVVNNCAAALFVILNTLANRKSVLISRGELVQIGGGFRIPEILRRAGARLKEVGTTNITTVKDYEEAIDSTTSLILKVHKSNFVQAGFTEEVPLKALVELGEKHQLPVVNDLGSGVFIDTSPILGYTEPTVQQSVRAGADLTCFSGDKMLGGVQAGLIVGKRDLIARIKKNPIFRTVRVDKVVFSVLERLLTIYLNSSATADIKLWAGLSVPVSERYKQARQMLQELGAPSGLSVEATQSFVGGGALPESAIPSVGLVFAPGYRADDLMQRFRDGDPPIIGRVENDRFILDLAAVDVADLPTIVAAVKVHLAALPIKP; encoded by the coding sequence ATGGGCGAAGTATTGATCACCCAGCCACGCGACTTTCCCGCGGTCGAGCAACTCATGCAGGCTGCTGAGTTGGCCGAAGCCATCGCGCGACTGCCGCGCCCGATCGCGGTGGCCGCGGTCAAACAAGCGATTGTCGACGCCAAGAAACGGCTGGCCGATTCCGGAAAGCCGGTTCCGCTCTCGACACTGGTAACGGAAATTCTGGATGCGCTCCGCCGTCTCAAGCGACTCGAGATCACCCGTGTCATCAATGCCAGCGGCATTCTGGTCCATACCAATCTTGGGCGTGCACCGCTGGCCGAGTCGTTGTTCGATAATGTGAAAGCATCCCTCGTCGGGTACAGCAACCTCGAATTCGATCTGGCGTCAGGTGTTCGTGGTTCGCGCGGAGTGGCCTGTGAGTCATATCTCGCCACCCTGGCGGAATCGGAGAGCGCCACTGTTGTCAACAACTGCGCCGCCGCCCTGTTCGTCATTCTCAATACACTCGCCAACCGGAAATCAGTACTCATCTCGCGCGGTGAACTGGTGCAGATCGGCGGTGGCTTCCGCATACCGGAAATTCTTCGCCGCGCCGGCGCACGGCTGAAGGAAGTCGGCACGACAAACATCACTACCGTGAAAGATTACGAAGAGGCCATCGATTCAACGACTTCTCTCATTCTCAAAGTGCACAAGAGCAATTTCGTCCAGGCCGGTTTCACCGAAGAGGTTCCACTCAAGGCGCTGGTAGAATTGGGGGAAAAACACCAACTGCCCGTTGTCAACGATCTCGGAAGCGGCGTATTCATCGATACGTCACCCATTCTCGGTTACACCGAGCCCACCGTGCAGCAGTCCGTTCGCGCCGGCGCCGATCTCACCTGCTTCTCCGGCGATAAAATGCTCGGAGGGGTGCAGGCGGGGCTTATTGTCGGCAAGAGGGACCTGATCGCCAGGATTAAGAAGAACCCAATTTTCCGTACCGTGCGTGTCGACAAAGTGGTTTTCAGTGTTCTCGAACGACTTCTGACCATTTATCTCAATAGCTCCGCAACCGCCGATATCAAGTTGTGGGCCGGCCTGTCGGTGCCGGTGTCAGAACGGTACAAACAAGCCAGGCAGATGCTCCAGGAACTCGGCGCTCCGTCCGGACTGAGCGTTGAGGCCACCCAATCGTTCGTTGGGGGTGGCGCGCTCCCGGAATCGGCGATCCCCTCGGTCGGGCTCGTGTTCGCCCCCGGTTATCGCGCCGACGACCTCATGCAGCGTTTCCGCGATGGTGACCCGCCCATCATCGGGCGCGTCGAAAACGACCGCTTCATACTCGATCTTGCTGCGGTTGACGTGGCTGACCTGCCGACCATAGTTGCCGCTGTCAAAGTTCATCTCGCCGCTCTGCCAATCAAGCCATGA
- a CDS encoding M28 family peptidase — protein MRLVTYSLAVSLMMAFGCSTGTVTLPNFDGTRALGFLEKQVSFGPRVPGTTASATCRNYYYEYFRSKGLTVDSQVSSFFDPYSTSTIPLVNVVAHVTGTKPGAGTILLAAHYDSRPRTDFPSDASLSDLPIQGANDGASGVAVLMELAELFMQRPPEANIDLVLLDGEDWGKEGETDLYCLGAKSYASQGIHGRYRFAIVVDMVGDKDQRIYREGYTEMFNRSLNDMIWNAARDLKLTTFADSTKHAVIDDHLSLNAGGVPSAVIIDFDYAYWHTDQDTPDKCSAESLANVGRVLAHIVYNPGLWAKY, from the coding sequence GTGCGGCTGGTAACCTACAGTCTGGCAGTGAGTTTGATGATGGCATTCGGATGTTCCACCGGTACGGTGACGCTGCCGAATTTCGACGGCACGCGCGCCCTTGGTTTTTTGGAGAAGCAGGTTTCATTTGGCCCCCGCGTTCCGGGAACAACCGCATCGGCCACCTGTCGCAACTACTATTACGAATATTTTCGCTCCAAAGGGTTGACTGTCGATTCTCAGGTCTCCAGCTTTTTCGATCCGTATTCGACCTCAACGATTCCTCTCGTCAATGTCGTCGCTCATGTGACCGGAACGAAACCAGGCGCAGGGACAATCCTGTTGGCTGCTCATTACGACAGCCGCCCGCGCACCGATTTCCCTTCCGATGCGTCTCTGTCTGATCTGCCCATACAAGGCGCCAATGACGGCGCTTCCGGCGTCGCGGTGTTGATGGAATTGGCCGAGCTGTTCATGCAGCGCCCGCCTGAAGCTAATATCGATCTGGTGTTACTCGACGGCGAAGACTGGGGCAAGGAAGGGGAGACTGATCTCTATTGTTTGGGGGCAAAAAGTTATGCGTCGCAAGGCATTCATGGTCGGTACCGGTTTGCCATCGTCGTGGATATGGTAGGAGACAAGGACCAGCGCATTTACCGCGAGGGGTACACCGAGATGTTCAACCGGTCTCTCAACGATATGATTTGGAATGCCGCCAGAGACTTGAAGCTCACGACGTTTGCCGACTCGACCAAACATGCCGTTATTGATGATCATCTGTCGCTCAACGCCGGCGGCGTTCCATCCGCGGTCATCATAGATTTCGATTACGCCTATTGGCACACCGACCAGGACACGCCGGACAAATGCTCCGCCGAATCGCTGGCGAATGTTGGACGTGTGCTCGCGCACATTGTCTACAATCCGGGACTATGGGCGAAGTATTGA